A stretch of the Actinomyces faecalis genome encodes the following:
- a CDS encoding GNAT family N-acetyltransferase, with protein sequence MTSTVLEPAPAPAAHLPVTLRRAEPSEYEEVRALLLEAFTSRFWITPGYRANLCDIEGHLEQGEDLYLAIEVRATHVGQGRGEEILGAVFIPRTVQAGPDGELEQSFGRLAVRASAGGRGVARALLEHVEQLAQARGATRIAIHSGPQMHGAHRMYEHLGYIRRPEREDRIVDSGQRLLVYTRQLGQEAAAWRAARASTALADAESLAGDRRRESDRQDAEDEHRLKRLNQYLGSSRYLEGPRPTAADSRLLAALLQDYGPDPSPLTHYPQLWAYARDLLACPGQVTAEQLVDSGVLTGADGRYAARVQPEHNPLALWSEPAHRDYLSTGLATE encoded by the coding sequence ATGACCAGCACAGTCCTGGAACCTGCACCTGCACCCGCCGCCCACCTGCCTGTCACACTGCGCCGTGCTGAGCCCAGCGAGTACGAGGAGGTACGGGCCCTGCTGCTCGAGGCCTTCACCTCCCGCTTCTGGATCACCCCCGGCTACCGGGCCAACCTGTGTGACATTGAGGGGCACCTGGAGCAAGGGGAGGATCTTTACCTCGCTATTGAGGTGCGTGCCACCCATGTGGGCCAGGGCCGGGGAGAAGAAATCCTGGGTGCCGTCTTCATCCCACGCACCGTGCAGGCCGGCCCTGATGGTGAGCTGGAACAGTCCTTCGGGCGTCTTGCGGTCAGAGCCAGTGCTGGTGGCCGTGGTGTGGCCCGAGCACTACTGGAGCACGTGGAGCAGCTCGCTCAGGCGCGCGGTGCCACCCGGATCGCTATCCACTCCGGCCCCCAGATGCACGGCGCCCATCGCATGTACGAGCACCTGGGCTACATCCGCCGTCCGGAGCGCGAGGACCGAATTGTCGACTCTGGTCAACGGCTGCTGGTCTACACCCGGCAGCTGGGGCAGGAGGCCGCGGCCTGGCGAGCAGCACGCGCGTCCACGGCGCTCGCCGACGCTGAAAGCCTGGCAGGTGACAGGCGCCGCGAGTCTGACCGGCAGGATGCTGAAGACGAGCACCGGCTCAAGCGTCTCAATCAGTACCTGGGCTCCTCCCGCTACCTGGAGGGACCCCGGCCCACTGCCGCAGATAGCCGGCTCCTGGCCGCCCTGCTTCAGGACTATGGCCCGGACCCGAGCCCGCTGACCCACTATCCCCAGCTGTGGGCCTACGCCCGAGACCTGCTTGCGTGTCCTGGCCAGGTCACGGCTGAGCAGCTGGTCGACAGCGGCGTGCTTACCGGCGCGGACGGTCGTTACGCCGCACGTGTGCAGCCAGAGCACAACCCACTTGCCCTGTGGAGCGAGCCTGCCCACCGCGACTACCTGTCCACCGGCCTGGCTACCGAGTGA
- a CDS encoding dipeptide ABC transporter ATP-binding protein — protein MSAVTTPAHVPTLPAREPGSGADALPWAGQQSTDARLSPHPLVVVRDLSVSFDPPSRGWSRRRQHQHQGLRAHEVVDAVRGLNLTILPGQAIGIVGESGSGKSVTARTLVGLTSGRSRITAAQLEVMGHDAAALSDRQWRTIRGRRIGLVLQDALTSLDPLRTVGQEITETLRLTGVLNEEREAAGRRPLGGAALRAAERERAIALLEEVGVPDPELRVDQYPHELSGGLRQRALIASAIAGKPDLIIADEPTTALDVTVQAQVLEVLADRREAGAALLLISHDLAVVGQVCDQVLVMKDGEVVEAGPSHEVLTRPSHPYTRRLLAAVPSASSRGTLLASGEREPQRAPIDRAASPVLAAAGLSKSFAGPAGTRRQAVRDVDVEVLPGQTLGIVGESGSGKSTLARLLIALAPADSGTVTLDGEPWVPLAEQQRRARRPRIQIISQDPLSSFDPRYSVREVISEPLRVAAGRHGVPSPGTRLTRHEIAHKVQEAARLVGLPASRLEASPRELSGGQRQRVAIARALVSEPDVIIADEAVSALDVSIQAQILDLLVHLRARTGAAIVFISHDLGVIHHLADDVLVMKDGQVVESGEVDEVFHHPQHPYTKRLLAALPQLPEEQR, from the coding sequence ATGAGCGCCGTCACCACCCCGGCACACGTGCCCACCCTGCCTGCCCGTGAGCCAGGAAGCGGGGCAGACGCCTTGCCGTGGGCTGGACAGCAGAGTACGGACGCGAGGCTCAGCCCCCATCCCCTGGTCGTGGTTCGCGACCTGTCCGTCTCCTTCGATCCGCCGAGCCGAGGCTGGAGCCGGCGTCGTCAGCATCAGCACCAGGGCCTGCGGGCCCATGAGGTGGTCGACGCCGTGCGCGGTCTCAACCTGACGATCCTGCCTGGCCAGGCCATCGGCATCGTCGGTGAGTCTGGATCAGGAAAGTCCGTCACCGCACGCACGCTGGTGGGCCTGACCTCAGGACGCAGCAGGATCACAGCTGCCCAGCTGGAGGTGATGGGCCACGATGCTGCCGCCCTCAGTGACCGGCAGTGGCGTACCATCCGCGGGCGCCGTATCGGACTGGTTCTCCAAGACGCCCTGACGAGCCTCGACCCTCTGCGGACGGTGGGCCAGGAAATCACGGAGACCCTGCGGCTGACCGGTGTCCTTAACGAGGAGCGCGAGGCTGCGGGACGCCGCCCACTTGGTGGCGCTGCTCTGCGCGCGGCAGAGCGTGAGCGGGCGATCGCCCTGCTGGAGGAGGTCGGCGTGCCCGATCCTGAGCTGAGGGTTGACCAGTACCCGCATGAGTTGTCGGGAGGCCTGCGTCAGCGTGCCCTCATCGCCTCGGCCATCGCCGGTAAGCCAGACCTCATCATCGCTGATGAGCCCACCACCGCCCTGGACGTCACGGTCCAGGCCCAGGTCCTGGAGGTACTGGCGGACCGGCGTGAGGCAGGGGCGGCGCTCCTGCTCATCTCACACGACCTGGCCGTCGTCGGGCAGGTGTGCGATCAGGTCCTGGTCATGAAGGACGGCGAGGTGGTGGAGGCCGGCCCGAGCCACGAGGTCCTCACCCGCCCCTCCCACCCCTACACCCGCCGCCTGCTTGCTGCCGTTCCCTCAGCCTCCTCCCGTGGGACCCTGCTTGCCTCAGGCGAGCGTGAGCCGCAGCGCGCTCCCATCGACCGCGCAGCCAGCCCGGTCCTGGCTGCGGCGGGTCTGTCCAAGTCTTTTGCTGGGCCTGCCGGGACACGGCGCCAGGCGGTGCGGGATGTGGACGTGGAGGTCCTGCCCGGCCAGACGCTCGGGATCGTTGGTGAGTCCGGGTCCGGGAAGTCCACCCTGGCACGCCTGCTCATCGCCCTGGCACCTGCCGACTCCGGCACCGTCACCCTCGACGGCGAGCCCTGGGTACCGCTCGCTGAACAGCAGCGGCGTGCGCGCCGTCCCCGCATCCAGATCATCAGCCAGGACCCACTGAGCTCCTTCGACCCGCGTTACAGCGTCCGCGAGGTAATCAGCGAGCCCCTACGCGTCGCGGCGGGCCGGCATGGGGTCCCGTCCCCGGGCACCCGACTGACACGTCACGAGATTGCGCACAAGGTCCAGGAGGCGGCCCGACTCGTTGGGCTTCCAGCGAGCCGACTGGAGGCCAGTCCGCGGGAGCTCTCTGGTGGACAGCGCCAGCGCGTGGCGATCGCCCGGGCCCTGGTCAGCGAGCCGGACGTCATCATCGCCGACGAGGCGGTCTCGGCCCTTGATGTCTCCATCCAGGCCCAGATCCTCGACCTCCTGGTGCATCTGCGTGCCCGTACGGGTGCCGCCATCGTGTTCATCAGCCACGATCTCGGCGTCATCCACCACCTGGCAGATGACGTCCTGGTGATGAAGGACGGCCAGGTTGTTGAGAGCGGAGAGGTGGATGAAGTCTTCCACCACCCGCAGCACCCCTACACCAAGCGGCTGCTGGCCGCTCTTCCCCAGCTACCTGAGGAGCAACGATGA
- a CDS encoding ABC transporter permease encodes MTTTTIRPTSPLIAVSLAHSPELADHLRRLARHRPRPSTVLAAAVLGVVVLAAVVPSLFTSTDPLTTDPLRLNHPPSAEHLLGTDYLGRDLLSRIVYGARYSLTIGVTATLVAVSIGLVVGLVAGIAGGRVDTLLSRLIDVLASFPSILLALVVIGITGAGIGNLAVTLGIATVPTYARVVRTQTRRVVASEYVAQARSFGLPSLPLVLRHVLPNSLGVLPVIATIELGSAIIGAASLSFLGLGPQPPTPEWGAILADARDFLQIAPWTGIVAGLVLTATVVSANVLGRAFKTAYERRTA; translated from the coding sequence ATGACAACAACAACGATCCGCCCCACCTCACCACTGATCGCCGTGAGCCTGGCCCACTCACCAGAGCTGGCCGATCACCTCCGACGGCTCGCACGTCACCGGCCGCGTCCCTCCACCGTTCTGGCGGCAGCGGTCCTGGGCGTCGTCGTCCTGGCCGCTGTGGTTCCCTCACTGTTCACCTCGACCGACCCGTTGACCACGGACCCGCTGCGGCTCAACCATCCTCCCTCGGCCGAGCACCTCCTGGGGACCGACTACCTGGGACGCGATCTGCTCAGCCGTATTGTCTACGGCGCGCGTTACTCGCTGACCATCGGTGTCACGGCGACGCTGGTTGCTGTGAGTATCGGCCTCGTCGTCGGACTGGTTGCCGGTATCGCGGGCGGACGGGTCGATACCCTGCTCTCCCGCCTCATTGACGTCCTGGCATCCTTCCCCTCTATCCTCCTAGCCCTGGTGGTCATTGGCATCACGGGGGCAGGTATTGGCAACCTCGCTGTCACCCTCGGCATTGCCACCGTGCCCACCTACGCCAGGGTTGTACGTACGCAGACCCGGCGCGTGGTCGCCTCCGAGTACGTCGCCCAGGCACGTAGCTTCGGCCTGCCCTCCCTGCCCCTCGTCCTTCGTCACGTACTGCCGAACTCCCTGGGGGTCCTCCCAGTGATCGCCACGATCGAGCTGGGCTCGGCAATTATCGGCGCGGCTTCCCTGTCCTTCCTCGGTCTGGGACCTCAACCGCCTACGCCGGAGTGGGGCGCGATCCTCGCTGACGCCCGCGACTTCCTCCAGATCGCTCCCTGGACCGGGATCGTCGCAGGACTCGTCCTGACCGCCACCGTCGTCTCCGCCAACGTTCTGGGTCGCGCCTTCAAGACAGCCTATGAGAGGAGGACCGCATGA
- a CDS encoding ABC transporter permease, with protein MSAAATPTLTAIDHDVATTSTPTPGVATRENQDAREQRSQRRQHLARLLAGRTIQAVVVVWLAVTLTFIGIHLAPGDTVDTLLGLERNDPELRSRVIAEWGLDRPVLVQYLAYLGGLLRGDFGISYVQNRPVVEIFSSQIGATLQLAGAALLIAVVIALLLSLSLSGRRGLLRRVAGALELMILSVPSFWLGLLLLTLFSFQLRWFPVVGTDGLRALVLPALAIGVPTGAYLTQVLREDLDAELAAPYVLTSRSRGASVARVKIVHALRHACLPALTIGGLIVGGLLGGAAITEQVFGRSGLGHIAVAAVHSQDVPVILGLSFFASAVFVIASTVVDLVALWIDPRMRRRR; from the coding sequence GTGAGCGCAGCCGCCACCCCCACCCTGACAGCGATTGACCATGACGTCGCGACGACGTCGACCCCTACCCCGGGTGTTGCCACCCGCGAGAACCAAGACGCGCGGGAGCAGCGCAGCCAGCGGCGCCAGCACCTGGCACGTCTCCTGGCTGGGCGCACCATCCAGGCGGTGGTCGTGGTCTGGCTCGCAGTCACCCTCACCTTCATCGGCATCCACCTCGCCCCCGGCGACACGGTGGACACCCTCCTGGGGCTGGAGCGCAACGATCCTGAGCTGCGCTCACGCGTCATCGCCGAGTGGGGGCTGGACCGCCCCGTCCTCGTCCAGTACCTGGCGTACCTCGGTGGCCTTCTCCGTGGGGACTTCGGTATCTCCTACGTCCAGAACCGTCCCGTTGTAGAGATCTTCTCCTCCCAGATCGGTGCCACCCTCCAGCTCGCTGGGGCCGCGCTGCTGATCGCCGTCGTGATTGCTTTGTTGCTGTCCCTGAGCCTGTCGGGACGCCGTGGCCTCCTGCGTCGGGTGGCCGGCGCCCTGGAGCTGATGATCCTGTCCGTGCCGAGCTTCTGGCTGGGCCTGCTCCTGCTGACGCTCTTCTCCTTCCAGCTGCGCTGGTTCCCTGTGGTTGGCACGGACGGCCTGCGTGCCCTGGTCCTGCCGGCTCTGGCCATTGGTGTGCCGACCGGTGCCTACCTCACCCAGGTCCTGCGCGAGGACCTCGACGCCGAGCTGGCGGCTCCCTACGTCCTGACCTCCCGCTCCCGAGGCGCCTCGGTGGCCCGCGTCAAGATTGTCCATGCGCTGCGTCACGCCTGTCTGCCAGCCCTGACGATCGGTGGTCTCATCGTGGGCGGACTGCTGGGCGGGGCGGCGATCACCGAGCAGGTCTTTGGCCGCTCCGGCCTGGGTCATATCGCGGTGGCGGCGGTCCACTCCCAGGATGTCCCCGTCATCCTCGGCCTGTCCTTCTTCGCCTCGGCGGTGTTCGTCATCGCCTCGACCGTGGTGGACCTGGTCGCGTTGTGGATCGACCCGCGAATGCGTCGGCGCCGCTGA
- a CDS encoding formate/nitrite transporter family protein: MLTVTQNVEYQGGYAVTRTGGARKPFPFLISTMLAGAYIGIADVFMFTAAGPMKEAGDPWAPLVGGLVFGIGLILCVFAGGELATSAMMTFTIGGARKTITWAKGAGVLLFMLVGNLLGSIVLAYLVHLAGVLGPETAGGAMLAAAVLNKGSHYTAIQLFTRGIMCNVLVCLAIWCVTRSTSEVAKMIAMAWCLAAFVTSGFEHVVANMTTFALGIFEGVDGGTLAAAARNILIVGAGNIVGGAVFVALAYLAAHKIEEGGAQARAEQEQSRKEAATTS; encoded by the coding sequence ATGCTGACCGTCACTCAGAACGTCGAGTACCAGGGCGGCTATGCCGTCACCCGTACTGGCGGGGCACGCAAACCCTTCCCCTTCCTGATCTCCACCATGCTCGCCGGCGCCTACATCGGGATCGCCGACGTCTTCATGTTCACCGCCGCAGGCCCCATGAAGGAGGCCGGTGATCCCTGGGCCCCCCTCGTGGGCGGGCTCGTCTTTGGTATCGGCCTCATCCTGTGCGTCTTCGCCGGAGGCGAGCTGGCCACCAGCGCCATGATGACCTTCACGATCGGTGGGGCGCGCAAAACCATCACCTGGGCCAAGGGTGCCGGCGTCCTGCTGTTCATGCTCGTGGGCAACCTCCTGGGATCGATTGTCCTGGCCTACCTGGTTCATCTAGCCGGGGTGCTCGGGCCCGAGACGGCGGGCGGTGCGATGCTGGCTGCTGCCGTGCTCAACAAGGGCAGTCACTACACCGCGATCCAGCTCTTCACGCGCGGCATCATGTGTAATGTGCTGGTGTGCCTGGCGATCTGGTGCGTCACCCGATCCACCAGTGAGGTGGCCAAGATGATCGCCATGGCATGGTGCCTGGCTGCCTTCGTGACCTCTGGCTTCGAGCACGTCGTGGCCAATATGACCACCTTCGCCCTAGGAATCTTCGAGGGCGTCGACGGCGGCACCCTGGCTGCGGCAGCCCGCAACATCCTCATCGTGGGAGCCGGAAACATCGTGGGCGGGGCGGTCTTCGTAGCCCTGGCCTACTTGGCTGCCCACAAGATCGAGGAGGGCGGTGCGCAGGCGCGTGCGGAGCAGGAGCAGAGCCGGAAGGAGGCCGCCACGACCTCGTGA
- a CDS encoding Fic family protein, translating into MVEVLNYVAMADSGFSWVQEGRPVTLGFLEDLQGRLMRGTDVEVESGRLRTGQVVIGRRDIRDPRAPLIESARFVPAPPGDQLRAGVRQLLDWMAREHTASIDPVVAAGMAHYQFETLHPFRDGNGRLGRYLIVLSLLHEGVLSEPTLAVSPWFEACRTEYYDSLLAVSTDGDWDRFLSFFAQGLTEAATTTRRQMLALAKVQERMKEQIAGSPLRSAQAPALVDIAVANPTFTVKRVEEALHLSYSRANGLVAQLVDLGMLTAIEGAGRQPRRFVAPEVLDVLLKEA; encoded by the coding sequence ATGGTCGAGGTTCTGAACTACGTCGCGATGGCGGACAGCGGATTCTCCTGGGTCCAGGAAGGACGTCCGGTCACGCTTGGCTTTCTTGAGGACCTCCAGGGACGTCTCATGCGAGGAACCGACGTTGAAGTGGAGTCTGGGCGGCTTCGCACGGGGCAGGTAGTCATTGGACGACGTGACATCAGAGACCCCCGTGCTCCCCTGATCGAGAGCGCGCGTTTTGTGCCCGCACCGCCGGGAGACCAGTTGCGCGCCGGAGTCAGGCAGCTCTTGGATTGGATGGCACGTGAGCACACGGCAAGTATCGACCCGGTGGTTGCCGCAGGGATGGCCCACTACCAATTTGAGACTCTCCACCCGTTCCGGGACGGCAACGGCCGACTGGGACGCTACCTTATTGTCCTGTCATTGTTGCATGAGGGGGTTCTGAGTGAGCCCACCTTGGCGGTCTCCCCGTGGTTCGAGGCCTGCCGGACGGAGTACTACGACTCACTCCTGGCGGTCTCGACTGATGGAGACTGGGACCGTTTCCTGTCGTTCTTCGCGCAAGGGCTTACTGAGGCGGCGACAACCACACGTCGGCAGATGCTCGCCCTGGCCAAGGTCCAGGAGCGTATGAAGGAGCAGATTGCGGGGTCTCCGCTTCGTTCAGCCCAGGCGCCTGCGCTGGTGGACATCGCGGTTGCTAACCCGACCTTCACGGTCAAGAGGGTGGAGGAGGCTCTGCATCTGTCCTACAGCCGAGCGAATGGCCTGGTCGCTCAGCTGGTTGATCTGGGCATGCTCACGGCGATCGAGGGGGCCGGGAGGCAGCCCAGACGTTTCGTGGCGCCTGAGGTGCTGGACGTCCTGCTGAAGGAGGCCTGA
- the nrdF gene encoding class 1b ribonucleoside-diphosphate reductase subunit beta — protein MPEPIKLIDRVQAINWNRLVDDKDLEVWDRLTGNFWLPEKVPLSNDVQSWATLNEAEKTMTTRVFTGLTLLDTIQGTVGAVSLIPDARTPHEEAVYTNIAFMESVHARSYSSIFSTLISTAEIDEAFRWSEENENLQRKAKIVLDYYRGDDPEKRKVASTMLESFLFYSGFYAPMYWSSHAKLTNTADLIRLIIRDEAVHGYYIGYKYQLAVRESSPERQAELKDYTFDLLMELYDNEEQYTEDLYDELGLTEDVKKFLRYNANKALMNLGYEALFPADAVDVNPAILASLSPNADENHDFFSGSGSSYVIGTAEATEDEDWDF, from the coding sequence ATGCCGGAGCCGATCAAGCTCATCGACCGCGTCCAGGCGATCAACTGGAACCGTCTCGTTGACGACAAGGACCTGGAGGTCTGGGACCGTCTGACCGGTAACTTCTGGTTGCCGGAGAAGGTGCCGCTGTCCAACGACGTCCAGTCCTGGGCCACCCTCAACGAGGCCGAGAAGACGATGACGACGCGAGTCTTTACCGGTCTGACGCTTCTGGACACCATCCAGGGCACGGTGGGCGCCGTCTCGCTCATCCCGGACGCGCGCACGCCCCACGAGGAGGCCGTGTACACCAACATCGCCTTCATGGAGTCGGTGCACGCGCGCTCCTACTCCTCGATCTTCTCCACGCTGATCTCTACCGCGGAGATCGACGAGGCCTTCCGGTGGAGCGAGGAGAACGAGAACCTCCAGCGCAAGGCCAAGATCGTCCTGGACTACTACCGCGGTGACGACCCGGAGAAGCGCAAGGTCGCCTCGACCATGCTGGAGTCCTTCCTCTTCTACTCCGGCTTCTACGCCCCCATGTACTGGTCCAGCCACGCCAAGCTCACCAACACGGCTGACCTCATCCGCCTCATCATCCGCGACGAGGCCGTGCACGGCTACTACATCGGCTACAAGTACCAGCTGGCCGTGCGCGAGTCCTCCCCGGAGCGCCAGGCAGAGCTCAAGGACTACACCTTTGACCTGCTCATGGAGCTGTACGACAACGAGGAGCAGTACACCGAGGACCTCTACGACGAGCTCGGCCTGACTGAGGACGTCAAGAAGTTCCTGCGCTACAACGCCAACAAGGCTCTGATGAACCTGGGCTACGAGGCGCTCTTCCCGGCTGACGCCGTGGACGTCAACCCCGCGATTCTCGCCTCGTTGTCCCCTAACGCGGACGAGAACCACGACTTCTTCTCCGGCTCCGGCTCCTCCTACGTCATCGGCACGGCCGAGGCCACCGAGGACGAGGACTGGGACTTCTGA
- a CDS encoding AAA family ATPase, with amino-acid sequence MSSSSAFAPRLPETVTRLEAMLDDGASRVVVGLTGGPGSGKSTLARLLASELANRGLLAGEVPMDGFHMSNTVLDELGRHGRKGAPDTFDVAGYLALLDRVRLTGPHGPTEVLAPVYRRDLHEPVAAGTRVSGPGVVVTEGSYLALDSHGWEEARKRIDLLIMLEVPEHDLISRLIRRHKDFGRSHVDAAHWVRAVDVPNSRVVASCADRCDVVWRSEETEQN; translated from the coding sequence ATGAGCAGCTCCTCCGCCTTCGCTCCCCGGCTTCCTGAGACTGTCACCCGGCTGGAAGCCATGCTCGACGACGGCGCCAGCCGTGTCGTCGTCGGCCTTACCGGGGGCCCAGGGTCAGGGAAGTCCACACTGGCCCGGCTCCTGGCCAGTGAGCTGGCGAACCGTGGCCTGTTGGCCGGTGAGGTCCCCATGGACGGCTTTCACATGTCCAACACGGTTCTGGACGAGCTGGGCCGTCACGGACGCAAGGGGGCGCCGGACACCTTTGACGTGGCCGGCTACCTGGCGCTCCTCGACAGGGTGCGCCTGACAGGGCCTCACGGTCCGACTGAGGTCCTCGCCCCCGTCTACCGACGCGACCTGCACGAGCCCGTGGCCGCAGGCACGCGGGTGTCCGGGCCCGGCGTCGTCGTCACCGAGGGCAGCTACCTGGCCCTGGACTCCCACGGATGGGAGGAGGCTCGCAAGCGCATCGACCTCCTCATCATGCTTGAGGTCCCCGAGCACGACCTCATCTCCCGCCTCATACGCCGACACAAGGACTTCGGCCGCTCGCACGTCGACGCCGCCCACTGGGTGCGCGCTGTCGACGTCCCCAACAGCCGGGTCGTGGCCTCGTGCGCTGATCGCTGCGACGTGGTGTGGCGCTCGGAGGAGACCGAGCAGAACTGA
- the nrdE gene encoding class 1b ribonucleoside-diphosphate reductase subunit alpha, with translation MADTLTDTGSETVDPSLDYHALNAKLNLYDANGQIQFDADHEAARQYFLQHVNQNTVFFHDLEEKLEYLVEEGYYEGHILDRYSPDFVKKAFKAAYAHKFRFQTFLGAFKYYTSYTLKTFDGKRYLERFEDRVSMVALALADGDEQLALDLIEEMMTGRFQPATPTFLNEGKAQRGEPVSCFLVRIEDNMESIARGINSALQLSKRGGGVALLLTNLREMGAPIKRIQNQSSGVVPVMKLLEDSFSYANQLGARQGAGAVYLHAHHPDIMRFLDTKRENADEKIRIKTLSLGVVIPDITFELAKNREPMYLFSPYDVERVYGVPFSDISVTEKYREMVDDPRIHKTRIDARQFFQTLAEIQFESGYPYVMFEDTVNRANPIKGKVIMSNLCSEILQVSEASTLNEDLSFEHVGKDISCNLGSLNIAKTMDSPDFMRTIRTAVRGLTAVSDQVDLPSVPSINRGNHESHAIGLGQMNLHGYLAREHIFYGSEEGLDFTNVYFACVLYAALTATNELAVERGESFVGFEDSDYYSGTFFEKYTTQDFVPVTDKVKELFERSSITVPTREDWAALAKRIHETGMYNRNLQAVPPTGSISYINNSTSSIHPIVAKIEIRKEGKIGRVYYPAPYMTNENVEYYQDAYEIGPEKIIDTYAVATQHVDQGLSLTLFFPDTATTRDVNKAQIYAWRKGIKTLYYIRLRQAALTGTEVEGCVSCML, from the coding sequence TTGGCAGACACGCTGACGGACACTGGCTCTGAGACGGTTGACCCGAGCCTCGACTACCACGCCCTCAACGCCAAGCTGAACCTCTACGACGCGAACGGCCAGATCCAGTTCGACGCCGACCATGAGGCCGCGCGTCAGTACTTCCTCCAGCACGTCAACCAGAACACCGTCTTCTTCCACGACCTGGAGGAGAAGCTGGAGTACCTGGTCGAGGAGGGCTACTACGAGGGCCACATCCTGGACAGGTACTCCCCGGACTTCGTCAAGAAGGCCTTCAAGGCCGCCTACGCGCACAAGTTCCGTTTCCAGACCTTTCTGGGTGCCTTCAAGTACTACACCTCGTACACGCTCAAGACCTTCGACGGCAAGCGCTACCTGGAGCGCTTCGAGGACCGTGTGTCGATGGTGGCCCTCGCTCTTGCCGACGGCGACGAGCAGCTCGCGCTCGACCTCATCGAGGAGATGATGACCGGTCGCTTCCAGCCGGCGACCCCGACCTTCCTCAACGAGGGCAAGGCCCAGCGCGGTGAGCCTGTCTCCTGCTTCCTCGTCCGTATCGAGGACAACATGGAGTCCATCGCGCGCGGCATCAACTCTGCGCTCCAGCTGTCCAAGCGTGGCGGCGGCGTGGCCCTGCTGCTGACCAACCTGCGTGAGATGGGCGCGCCTATCAAGCGGATCCAGAACCAGTCCAGCGGCGTCGTGCCGGTCATGAAGCTGCTGGAGGACTCCTTCTCCTACGCCAACCAGCTCGGTGCCCGTCAGGGTGCGGGAGCGGTGTACCTGCACGCCCACCACCCGGACATCATGCGGTTCCTGGACACCAAGCGTGAGAACGCGGACGAGAAGATCCGCATCAAGACCCTCTCGCTGGGCGTGGTCATCCCGGACATCACCTTCGAGCTGGCCAAGAACAGGGAGCCGATGTACCTGTTCAGCCCCTACGACGTCGAGCGCGTCTACGGGGTGCCCTTCTCCGACATCTCGGTGACGGAGAAGTACCGGGAGATGGTGGACGACCCGCGTATCCACAAGACGCGTATCGACGCGCGCCAGTTCTTCCAGACCCTGGCTGAGATCCAGTTCGAGTCCGGCTACCCGTACGTCATGTTCGAGGACACGGTCAACAGGGCCAACCCCATCAAGGGCAAGGTCATCATGTCCAACCTGTGCTCGGAGATCCTTCAGGTCTCCGAGGCCTCCACGCTCAACGAGGACCTGTCCTTCGAGCACGTGGGCAAGGACATCTCCTGCAACCTGGGCTCCCTCAACATCGCCAAGACGATGGACTCCCCGGACTTCATGCGCACCATCCGCACCGCCGTGCGAGGGCTGACCGCGGTCTCGGACCAGGTGGACCTGCCCTCGGTGCCCTCCATCAACCGTGGTAACCACGAGTCCCACGCCATCGGCCTGGGCCAGATGAACCTGCACGGCTACCTGGCTCGCGAGCACATCTTCTACGGGTCCGAGGAGGGCCTGGACTTCACCAACGTCTACTTCGCCTGCGTGCTCTACGCGGCCCTCACCGCGACCAACGAGCTGGCGGTGGAGCGCGGGGAGTCCTTCGTGGGCTTTGAGGACTCGGACTACTACTCCGGCACGTTCTTCGAGAAGTACACCACCCAGGACTTCGTGCCGGTGACGGACAAGGTCAAGGAGCTCTTCGAGCGCTCCTCGATCACCGTCCCCACCCGTGAGGACTGGGCTGCCCTGGCCAAGCGGATCCACGAGACCGGTATGTACAACCGCAACCTCCAGGCGGTGCCGCCTACCGGCTCGATCTCCTACATCAACAACTCGACCTCCTCGATCCACCCGATCGTGGCCAAGATCGAGATCCGTAAGGAGGGCAAGATCGGGCGTGTCTACTACCCGGCGCCCTACATGACCAACGAGAACGTGGAGTACTACCAGGACGCCTACGAGATCGGCCCCGAGAAGATCATCGACACCTATGCCGTGGCCACCCAGCACGTGGACCAGGGGCTGAGCCTGACGCTCTTCTTCCCGGACACCGCGACCACGCGAGACGTCAACAAGGCCCAGATCTACGCCTGGCGCAAGGGCATCAAGACCCTCTACTACATCCGTCTGCGCCAGGCCGCGCTCACGGGTACCGAGGTCGAGGGCTGCGTGTCCTGCATGCTCTGA